The following proteins come from a genomic window of Ferviditalea candida:
- a CDS encoding YqhG family protein — protein MKEEHVRNFVLRYLEATRCQVIEKNPQRVTVQLSPDADRDLTNRSYYWSFVERTGAAPETMKFTFTFGNPQEPAESAAKSAKSGGRAGSQTSGPSSPAAPKGANPPVADSILGRYFGVAPASQRILEEPLTYGSRRLDQIFQSCRKKGRFVHLYEEPGQPQIPGAFLSGYSSWFCVNYKVELICDMKRDELHSLGINLSTGEVAENFMENISRKQLTPRLPANTHVRETISLQTALSMLENLLEKKLSGYDYTWAKEANERMNEEISRIQTYYGDLLESAEPEIKEEIRLQYENRKQELERQYLPRIQISAINCGLFHLTRETFHEH, from the coding sequence ATGAAAGAAGAACATGTGCGAAATTTCGTTCTGCGCTATCTTGAAGCGACCCGCTGCCAAGTGATCGAGAAGAACCCGCAACGCGTGACCGTCCAGCTTTCTCCGGATGCGGACCGGGATTTGACGAACCGCTCGTACTACTGGAGCTTTGTGGAACGCACAGGTGCCGCTCCGGAAACAATGAAATTCACGTTCACCTTCGGAAATCCTCAGGAGCCGGCCGAATCTGCTGCGAAATCCGCAAAATCCGGCGGACGCGCAGGCTCGCAAACCTCCGGACCGAGCAGCCCGGCTGCCCCGAAAGGCGCCAACCCGCCCGTTGCGGACTCGATTCTCGGACGGTATTTCGGCGTTGCCCCGGCTTCACAGCGCATTCTGGAAGAACCGTTAACCTACGGCAGCCGCCGGCTTGATCAAATTTTTCAATCGTGCCGCAAAAAAGGAAGATTCGTCCATTTGTATGAAGAACCCGGGCAGCCTCAAATTCCCGGTGCTTTTCTCTCCGGCTATTCTTCTTGGTTTTGCGTCAATTACAAAGTCGAGCTGATCTGCGATATGAAGCGCGATGAGCTGCATTCGCTGGGCATCAATCTGTCGACCGGGGAAGTCGCCGAGAATTTTATGGAGAACATCAGCCGCAAACAGCTGACCCCCCGACTGCCCGCCAACACGCATGTGCGCGAAACCATCTCCCTGCAAACCGCACTTTCGATGCTGGAGAATCTCCTGGAGAAAAAATTGAGCGGCTATGATTATACTTGGGCCAAAGAAGCGAATGAACGGATGAATGAGGAAATCTCCCGTATCCAAACCTATTACGGAGACTTGCTGGAATCGGCCGAACCGGAAATTAAGGAAGAAATCCGGCTGCAGTATGAAAATCGAAAGCAGGAATTGGAGCGGCAGTATCTACCGAGAATCCAAATTTCCGCCATCAATTGCGGACTTTTTCATTTGACTCGCGAAACGTTTCACGAGCATTGA
- a CDS encoding DEAD/DEAH box helicase gives MRKIALLDSIRPINEHVQLHFDRTWFDEFQSRVEQNGPWDDWQMFRLALEAEQAGLISGFDELQCLSHLTKLEPMPHQIETAKKVLTVMRGRAILADEVGLGKTIEAGLILKEYIIRGLVKKTLILVPASLVLQWVRELNQKFGIPAVAQKKDYMWTQFDIVVASMDTAKRDPHRETILSMDYDMLIVDEAHKLKNNKTTNYKFVNEISKKYCLLLTATPVQNDMGELYNLITMLKPGQLGGQGKFQADFVVDKRIPKNETVLQQELSKVMIRNRRGDGGIHFTKRHVKNIPLRLSAEEQELYESVTGFVRKRYEDSGRDIGTVLSLVTLQREVCSSRDAVFVTLVNLFKKTPQDSPLREIIWKLVDAIKRIGSNTKADKTLELIRELGDKTIVFTEYRATQEYLLNFLKEHQMIAVPYRGGMNRGKKDWMMDLFRNRAQVMVATEAGGEGINLQFCHHIINFDLPWNPMRVEQRIGRIHRLGQTEDVQIFNLFTLGTIEEHILRLLHEKINLFEMVIGGLDIILERYEQESTLESSIYKIILESGSDEEIRSRFDQLGQSFNQIRKQVEIETKGADRDIGAAVMRLSESGSSLARTQRSPR, from the coding sequence ATGCGCAAAATTGCCCTGCTGGACAGTATACGGCCGATCAACGAACACGTGCAGCTTCACTTTGACCGGACGTGGTTTGATGAATTTCAGTCACGCGTCGAACAGAACGGCCCTTGGGATGACTGGCAGATGTTCCGGCTGGCGTTGGAAGCCGAGCAGGCCGGGCTCATCTCCGGCTTTGACGAGCTGCAGTGTCTGTCCCATCTGACGAAGCTTGAGCCAATGCCCCATCAAATCGAGACCGCCAAAAAAGTGCTCACCGTGATGAGGGGCAGAGCGATTCTCGCTGACGAGGTCGGACTCGGCAAAACGATCGAGGCCGGGCTGATCTTGAAAGAATACATCATACGCGGGCTTGTGAAAAAAACGCTGATTCTCGTACCCGCCTCCCTGGTGCTGCAGTGGGTCAGAGAATTGAACCAAAAATTCGGGATTCCCGCCGTCGCCCAAAAAAAGGATTATATGTGGACGCAATTTGACATCGTTGTCGCTTCAATGGACACAGCCAAACGGGATCCCCATCGGGAAACGATCCTCTCCATGGATTATGATATGCTGATCGTCGACGAAGCGCATAAGCTGAAAAACAATAAAACGACCAATTACAAGTTCGTCAATGAAATCAGTAAAAAATACTGCCTGCTGTTGACCGCCACACCTGTGCAAAACGATATGGGCGAGCTCTACAACCTGATCACCATGCTGAAGCCGGGGCAGTTGGGCGGCCAAGGCAAATTCCAGGCCGATTTTGTCGTCGATAAGAGAATCCCCAAGAACGAAACCGTTCTGCAGCAGGAGCTGTCCAAAGTGATGATCCGCAACCGGCGCGGCGACGGCGGCATTCATTTTACCAAGCGCCATGTCAAAAATATTCCGCTTCGCTTATCTGCTGAGGAGCAAGAACTCTATGAATCCGTCACCGGCTTTGTCAGAAAGCGGTATGAGGATTCGGGGCGGGACATCGGCACCGTTCTGTCGCTGGTCACCCTTCAAAGGGAAGTGTGCAGCAGCAGGGACGCCGTGTTCGTCACGCTGGTCAATCTGTTCAAAAAAACGCCGCAGGATTCCCCCTTGCGGGAAATTATTTGGAAGCTGGTCGATGCCATCAAGCGGATCGGATCCAACACCAAAGCGGATAAAACGCTGGAGCTGATCCGCGAATTGGGCGACAAAACGATCGTTTTTACGGAGTACCGGGCGACACAGGAATATTTGCTGAATTTCCTCAAGGAGCACCAAATGATCGCCGTTCCCTACCGCGGCGGAATGAACCGTGGCAAAAAAGATTGGATGATGGACCTGTTCCGCAACCGCGCGCAGGTCATGGTCGCCACAGAGGCCGGCGGCGAAGGCATCAATTTGCAGTTCTGCCATCACATCATCAACTTCGATCTTCCCTGGAATCCGATGCGGGTCGAACAGAGAATCGGCAGAATTCACCGGCTCGGCCAGACGGAGGACGTGCAAATCTTCAATTTGTTCACGCTCGGAACGATCGAGGAGCACATTCTGCGGCTGCTGCATGAAAAAATCAACTTGTTTGAAATGGTGATCGGCGGACTGGATATTATACTCGAACGGTATGAACAAGAAAGCACACTGGAATCGAGCATCTACAAAATCATACTGGAATCGGGAAGCGACGAGGAGATCCGCAGCAGATTCGATCAGCTTGGACAATCTTTCAATCAAATCCGCAAACAAGTGGAAATCGAAACAAAAGGGGCGGATCGGGACATCGGGGCCGCCGTCATGCGGCTTTCCGAAAGCGGATCGTCCTTAGCGCGCACACAACGGTCACCCCGATGA
- a CDS encoding YqzE family protein, giving the protein MAVKGDELAQYIVERVMTYFETPREERQRLKKDKREHREPRLTLWFGMLPLSLQIWFSRKNGKRNTPT; this is encoded by the coding sequence ATGGCGGTTAAAGGCGACGAATTGGCGCAATATATTGTGGAGCGCGTGATGACGTATTTCGAAACCCCGCGGGAAGAACGACAAAGGCTCAAAAAAGACAAGCGGGAGCATAGGGAGCCGCGGCTGACGCTTTGGTTCGGAATGCTTCCCCTCTCTTTGCAAATATGGTTCAGCCGCAAAAACGGAAAAAGAAACACCCCCACATGA
- the argS gene encoding arginine--tRNA ligase → MNYKLAIAEHLQSQMEGVDAAQIADLLEYPPNPAMGDLSLPCFRLSKLLRKPPNAIADRLKENFGSHPAVEKVESASGYVNFYLDRTRLAHDMLDAVLQAEAPFGSQNIGQGRNIVIDFSSPNIAKPFHVGHLRSTVIGKAIYNIYEFMGYHCIGVNHLGDWGTQFGKLIVAYQQWGDKSKVEADGIDELLRLYVKFHDEADHRPGLEDEARAWFVRLERGDEEALALWEWFKEISLNDFNRIYELLGVSFDSYAGESFYNDKMDAVVQELKDKELLEEDEGAMLVRLDEYGMPPALILKKDGSSLYHTRDITAAIYRKNTYDFEKAIYVTGSAQSLHFQQWFKIIEMMGYDWAKDLVHVPFGQVSLEGAKLSTRKGNVIMLEELLRQAIGKTKAIIESKNPDLENKDEVARMVGVGAIVFNDLSTNRIKDIVFSWDEVLNFDGETGPYVQYTYARGCSLMRKAGEADGAVDPALVDASLLVNEEAQNVLKQLYLFPEKVEQAMHKLEPSLISRYLVDLAQSFNRFYHNCPILVEDQALRAARLALVESVRAVLRTGMNLIGLEAPEKI, encoded by the coding sequence GTGAACTACAAGCTGGCGATCGCGGAACATCTGCAGTCTCAAATGGAAGGTGTCGACGCAGCGCAAATTGCGGACTTGCTGGAATACCCGCCCAATCCGGCCATGGGCGATTTGTCGCTGCCCTGCTTCCGTTTAAGCAAGCTGCTGAGGAAACCGCCGAACGCCATAGCGGATCGGCTGAAGGAGAATTTCGGCTCCCATCCGGCTGTTGAAAAAGTGGAATCGGCTTCGGGCTATGTGAATTTTTATCTTGACCGGACCCGTTTGGCGCACGATATGCTGGATGCGGTGCTGCAGGCGGAAGCGCCCTTCGGCTCGCAAAATATCGGACAAGGACGAAACATCGTCATCGATTTCTCCTCGCCGAATATCGCCAAGCCCTTTCATGTCGGTCATTTGCGCTCTACGGTCATCGGCAAGGCGATCTACAATATTTATGAGTTTATGGGCTACCACTGCATCGGCGTGAATCATCTGGGCGATTGGGGAACCCAGTTCGGCAAATTGATTGTCGCATACCAGCAGTGGGGCGACAAAAGCAAGGTGGAAGCAGACGGAATAGACGAACTGCTCCGCTTATACGTGAAGTTTCACGACGAAGCGGACCATCGTCCCGGGCTTGAGGATGAAGCCAGAGCCTGGTTTGTCCGCCTTGAGCGCGGCGATGAAGAAGCGCTGGCTTTGTGGGAGTGGTTCAAGGAGATCAGCTTGAACGATTTTAACCGGATTTATGAGCTTCTGGGCGTCAGCTTCGATTCCTACGCCGGAGAGAGCTTCTACAACGATAAAATGGACGCCGTAGTTCAAGAGCTGAAGGATAAAGAACTGTTGGAGGAAGATGAAGGCGCAATGCTTGTGCGGTTGGACGAATACGGAATGCCGCCCGCGCTCATCCTCAAAAAAGACGGCAGCTCGCTGTACCACACGCGCGACATCACCGCCGCCATCTACCGGAAGAACACTTATGATTTCGAAAAGGCGATCTATGTAACGGGGTCGGCGCAAAGCCTGCATTTTCAGCAGTGGTTTAAAATCATTGAAATGATGGGCTACGATTGGGCCAAGGATTTGGTTCACGTGCCTTTCGGGCAGGTCAGCCTCGAAGGGGCCAAGCTCTCCACGCGCAAAGGCAACGTGATCATGCTGGAGGAGCTGCTTCGCCAAGCGATCGGCAAAACGAAGGCGATCATTGAAAGCAAAAATCCGGATTTGGAGAATAAAGATGAAGTGGCCAGAATGGTTGGTGTCGGGGCGATTGTTTTCAACGACCTCAGCACAAACCGGATCAAGGATATCGTCTTCTCCTGGGACGAAGTGCTGAACTTTGACGGGGAAACCGGTCCATATGTCCAGTATACCTATGCCAGGGGCTGCAGCTTGATGAGAAAGGCCGGCGAGGCCGACGGTGCGGTCGACCCGGCTTTGGTGGACGCGAGTTTGCTGGTCAATGAGGAAGCGCAGAATGTCCTGAAGCAGCTGTACCTGTTTCCGGAAAAGGTTGAGCAGGCGATGCACAAGCTGGAGCCCTCGCTCATCAGCCGCTATTTGGTGGATCTTGCACAGAGCTTCAACCGCTTTTACCACAATTGTCCGATTCTCGTCGAGGATCAGGCGCTGCGGGCCGCCCGGCTGGCTCTGGTGGAAAGCGTCAGAGCCGTGCTGAGAACCGGCATGAATCTAATCGGTTTGGAGGCTCCGGAGAAGATTTAG
- the ilvD gene encoding dihydroxy-acid dehydratase — protein sequence MSTYKMRSDMIKKGFDRAPHRSLLRAAGVKEEDFDKPFIAVANSYIDIIPGHVHLQEFGKLVKEAIREAGGVPFEFNTIGVDDGIAMGHIGMRYSLPSREIIADSIETVVSAHWFDGMVCIPNCDKITPGMMMGALRVNIPTIFVSGGPMKAGKDSQGRSISLSSVFEGVGAYQSGKIDEQGLLELEQYGCPTCGSCSGMFTANSMNCLAEGLGLALPGNGTILAVDEARREFVKESARQLMKVIELDIKPRDIVTAEAIDNAFALDMAMGGSTNTVLHTLALAHEAGIDYPIRRINEVAERVPHLAKIAPASEYHIEDVHTAGGVSAILNELFKKPGALHGDCITVTGKTLRENVKNAEIKNQQVIRPLDNPHSAKGGLAVLFGNLAPNGGIIKVGAVDPSVGGHHTGPAICFDSQEEALEGIANGKVKEGHVVVIRYEGPKGGPGMPEMLAPTSQIVGMGLGAKVGLITDGRFSGASRGISIGHISPEAAEGGPIAFVEDGDIIDLNLNERTITLQISDEEMERRRQNWKGYEPKVKTGYLARYSKLVTSASTGGVMKI from the coding sequence ATGTCCACCTATAAAATGAGATCCGATATGATCAAAAAGGGCTTTGACCGCGCTCCCCACCGCAGTCTGCTGCGGGCGGCGGGCGTCAAGGAAGAGGATTTCGACAAGCCGTTTATCGCGGTCGCCAACTCCTACATCGACATCATTCCGGGACACGTTCACCTGCAGGAGTTCGGCAAGCTCGTCAAGGAAGCGATCCGCGAAGCCGGCGGCGTTCCTTTTGAATTCAACACGATCGGCGTGGACGACGGGATCGCCATGGGCCACATCGGCATGCGCTATTCCCTGCCGAGCCGCGAGATCATCGCCGATTCCATCGAAACCGTCGTAAGCGCTCACTGGTTCGACGGGATGGTCTGCATCCCGAACTGCGACAAAATCACCCCGGGCATGATGATGGGCGCGCTGCGCGTCAATATCCCGACGATTTTCGTCAGCGGCGGTCCGATGAAGGCCGGCAAAGACAGCCAAGGCCGCTCGATTTCCCTGTCGTCGGTATTCGAAGGCGTCGGCGCTTACCAATCCGGCAAAATCGACGAGCAGGGCCTGCTCGAGCTTGAGCAGTACGGCTGCCCGACCTGCGGCTCCTGCTCCGGCATGTTTACGGCCAATTCGATGAACTGCCTGGCCGAAGGGCTCGGCCTCGCGCTGCCCGGCAACGGCACGATTCTCGCCGTCGACGAAGCGCGCAGGGAGTTCGTCAAGGAATCGGCGAGACAGCTGATGAAGGTCATCGAGCTCGACATCAAGCCGCGGGATATCGTCACGGCCGAAGCGATCGACAACGCCTTCGCGCTGGACATGGCGATGGGCGGCTCCACCAACACGGTGCTTCATACGCTCGCCCTCGCGCACGAAGCCGGCATCGATTATCCGATCCGGCGGATTAACGAAGTGGCCGAGCGCGTTCCGCATCTGGCCAAGATCGCGCCCGCTTCCGAATATCATATTGAAGACGTGCATACGGCAGGCGGCGTGAGCGCGATCCTCAACGAGCTGTTCAAAAAACCGGGCGCGCTGCACGGAGATTGCATCACCGTAACCGGCAAGACGCTCCGCGAAAATGTGAAAAACGCCGAAATCAAAAATCAGCAGGTGATTCGACCGTTGGACAATCCGCACAGCGCCAAAGGCGGACTGGCGGTGCTGTTCGGCAATTTGGCGCCGAACGGCGGAATCATCAAGGTCGGCGCGGTCGACCCGAGCGTCGGCGGCCACCACACGGGACCGGCAATCTGCTTCGATTCCCAGGAGGAAGCGCTGGAGGGTATCGCCAACGGCAAAGTGAAAGAAGGGCACGTGGTCGTCATCCGCTATGAGGGACCGAAGGGCGGACCGGGCATGCCGGAAATGCTCGCCCCGACGTCCCAGATCGTGGGGATGGGCCTCGGCGCCAAGGTCGGCCTGATCACCGACGGACGCTTCTCCGGAGCCTCCAGGGGAATCAGCATCGGGCATATCTCGCCGGAAGCCGCGGAAGGCGGACCGATCGCCTTCGTGGAAGACGGAGATATCATCGACCTGAACCTGAACGAGCGAACAATCACACTGCAAATTTCCGACGAGGAAATGGAACGCCGCAGACAGAACTGGAAAGGCTACGAGCCCAAGGTCAAGACCGGCTATCTGGCCCGCTACTCCAAGCTCGTCACCTCCGCCAGCACCGGCGGCGTCATGAAGATTTGA
- the gcvPA gene encoding aminomethyl-transferring glycine dehydrogenase subunit GcvPA has translation MKHRYLPMTEQDRAEMLKTIGISSVDELFADIPESVKLQRPLQVSAAMSEPALIRYMKRLASRNADMEQYACFLGAGIYDHHIPVVINHMLSRSEFYTAYTPYQPEISQGELQAIFEFQSYICELTGMAVANASMYDGATALAEAGALAASATKRSQLIVSTGVHPEAREILRTSARGLGLEVVEVGCRDGVTDLDELASRISGDTAGVLIQSPNFFGCIEDIAAVEPLIHSAEGLLVVSSNPLALGLIEAPGHLGADIVVGDAQPLGIASALGGPTCGYFAVADKWMRRMPGRIVGQTVDGDGRRGFVLTLQAREQHIRREKATSNICSNQALMALSVSIYLSLMGKSGLDEVANLNVQKAHYAHQRLTAIEGVEDVFGSPFFNEFAIKLPEGADIAEFNRRLLEQGMIGGYDLGRIDPELKGHMLIAVTEQRTREEIEQFAEALEGMMR, from the coding sequence ATGAAGCATCGATATTTGCCGATGACTGAACAAGATCGTGCGGAAATGCTGAAGACCATCGGGATTTCTTCCGTTGACGAGCTGTTTGCCGATATTCCGGAAAGCGTGAAGCTGCAGCGCCCGCTGCAGGTATCAGCAGCCATGAGCGAGCCGGCGCTCATCCGATACATGAAGCGGCTGGCCTCGCGCAATGCGGATATGGAGCAGTATGCCTGCTTTCTGGGAGCGGGTATCTACGATCACCATATTCCGGTCGTGATCAACCACATGCTTTCACGTTCGGAATTTTATACCGCGTATACGCCGTATCAGCCGGAGATCAGCCAGGGCGAGCTGCAGGCGATCTTTGAGTTTCAGTCGTACATATGCGAGCTGACGGGAATGGCCGTCGCCAACGCATCGATGTATGACGGGGCGACCGCATTGGCCGAAGCGGGAGCGCTGGCGGCCTCCGCAACCAAACGCAGCCAGCTGATCGTGTCGACGGGAGTTCATCCCGAGGCCCGGGAAATTCTCCGCACCTCGGCCAGGGGACTCGGTCTTGAGGTGGTTGAAGTCGGATGCCGGGACGGCGTGACCGATCTCGATGAGCTGGCTTCGCGGATTTCCGGGGATACGGCTGGTGTGCTGATCCAGTCGCCGAATTTCTTCGGCTGCATCGAGGATATCGCTGCCGTGGAGCCGCTGATTCACTCGGCGGAGGGGCTGCTTGTGGTCAGCAGCAATCCGCTGGCGCTGGGGTTGATCGAGGCGCCCGGCCATTTGGGGGCCGACATCGTGGTCGGCGACGCCCAGCCGCTCGGCATCGCCTCGGCGCTCGGCGGACCGACCTGCGGCTATTTCGCGGTCGCGGACAAATGGATGCGCCGCATGCCGGGACGGATCGTCGGACAGACGGTCGATGGTGACGGCCGGCGCGGCTTTGTGCTGACGCTGCAGGCCAGGGAGCAGCATATCCGGCGCGAAAAGGCGACGTCCAACATCTGCTCCAACCAGGCGTTGATGGCCTTGAGCGTATCCATCTATCTGTCTTTGATGGGGAAATCAGGGCTGGACGAGGTAGCAAATCTGAACGTGCAGAAAGCGCATTACGCTCATCAGCGGCTGACGGCCATCGAGGGTGTGGAAGACGTATTCGGTAGTCCGTTCTTCAATGAATTCGCCATCAAGCTTCCCGAGGGAGCGGATATCGCCGAATTCAACCGGAGATTGCTGGAGCAAGGCATGATCGGCGGTTATGATTTGGGCCGCATTGATCCGGAGCTGAAGGGGCACATGCTGATTGCCGTGACCGAGCAGCGGACGCGCGAGGAGATCGAGCAATTTGCAGAGGCATTGGAGGGGATGATGCGATGA
- the gcvT gene encoding glycine cleavage system aminomethyltransferase GcvT has protein sequence MNAMKRTPLYPVYVKHGAKTIDFGGWELPVQFAGIQKEHEAVRTKAGLFDVSHMGEIRVTGSDSFAFLQHLLSNDLSKLQPYQAQYTLMCYPDGGVVDDLLVYKYADDHYMLVVNASNTSKDFDWLQKHAEGDVRLEDISERTALIALQGPAALTIMKKLTEAPLEELRPFRFVPEAQAGGHTVMISRTGYTGEDGFEIYLPAEDAPELWEKLLEKGGEDGLLPAGLGARDTLRFEAALPLYGQELSSGISPLEAGLGMFVKLDKGDFIGREALAEQKRHGTRRRLVGIEMIERGIPRSHYPVFAGDRQIGEVTTGTQSPTFKTNIGLALIDTAYASAGTEVAVEIRGKKLKAKVVATPFYRREKR, from the coding sequence TTGAACGCGATGAAGAGAACGCCCCTGTATCCGGTATATGTGAAGCATGGGGCGAAAACGATTGATTTCGGCGGGTGGGAGCTGCCTGTCCAGTTTGCCGGAATTCAAAAGGAGCATGAAGCCGTCAGGACGAAAGCGGGGCTGTTCGATGTCTCCCACATGGGCGAAATCCGCGTGACCGGCAGCGATTCGTTCGCTTTTTTGCAGCATTTGCTGAGCAACGACCTGTCGAAGCTGCAGCCCTATCAGGCCCAATATACGCTGATGTGCTATCCCGACGGTGGGGTTGTGGATGATCTGCTCGTATATAAATATGCGGACGATCATTACATGCTGGTGGTGAATGCGTCGAATACGTCCAAGGATTTCGACTGGCTGCAGAAGCATGCGGAAGGGGATGTTCGGCTTGAGGATATTTCCGAGCGGACGGCTTTGATCGCGCTGCAGGGGCCTGCCGCGTTGACGATTATGAAGAAGCTGACGGAAGCTCCGCTGGAGGAGCTGCGGCCCTTCCGGTTTGTGCCCGAGGCGCAAGCAGGCGGCCATACGGTGATGATTTCAAGAACGGGCTATACGGGCGAGGACGGCTTTGAAATTTATCTGCCTGCGGAGGATGCGCCTGAGTTGTGGGAAAAACTGCTGGAGAAAGGCGGCGAGGACGGATTGCTGCCGGCGGGATTGGGGGCGCGGGACACGCTGCGGTTCGAAGCGGCCCTTCCGCTGTACGGGCAGGAGCTTTCCTCCGGGATCTCTCCGCTGGAAGCCGGACTCGGGATGTTCGTCAAGCTGGACAAAGGCGATTTCATCGGCCGCGAGGCGCTGGCCGAGCAGAAGCGGCACGGCACGCGCAGAAGGCTGGTCGGCATTGAGATGATCGAGCGGGGCATTCCGCGTTCCCATTACCCGGTTTTTGCGGGCGACCGGCAGATCGGCGAGGTGACCACCGGAACGCAGTCTCCGACGTTCAAGACGAATATCGGTCTGGCGCTGATCGATACTGCCTATGCCTCGGCGGGTACGGAAGTGGCGGTGGAGATCCGCGGCAAAAAGCTGAAAGCCAAAGTTGTGGCAACGCCGTTCTACCGCAGGGAAAAACGATGA
- the gcvPB gene encoding aminomethyl-transferring glycine dehydrogenase subunit GcvPB, with product MSGNNGNVFSENDPDNKLIFELAQSGRVGYAVDACDVPEQELAQLIPEKLLRKNRPGVTEVYEVDVVRHYTELSRRNFGVDNGFYPLGSCTMKYNPKINEDVARLPGFAKIHPYQPVESIQGALELMYKLQQDLAEITGMDRITLQPAAGAHGEWTGLMMIRAYHESRGERRTKVIVPDSAHGTNPASATVAGFETVTIKSNEKGLVDLEALRAAVGPDTAALMLTNPNTLGLFEEQIAEIAEIVHQAGGLLYYDGANANAILGIARPGDMGFDVVHLNLHKTFSTPHGGGGPGAGPVGVKEKLAPFLPKPTVVRREDGSFDFDYDIPQSIGRIKAYYGNFGILVRAYTYIRTYGGEGLRAVSENAVLNANYMMRKLEPYYDLPFTQHCKHEFVLSGKRQKKLGVRTLDIAKRLLDFGFHPPTIYFPMIVEESIMIEPTETESRETLDRFIDTMIRIAKEAEEDPELVKNAPYTTVVKRLDETLAARKPVLNCSCGVYIE from the coding sequence ATGAGCGGAAATAACGGAAATGTATTTAGCGAAAATGATCCTGATAATAAGCTGATCTTCGAGCTGGCCCAATCCGGAAGGGTAGGCTACGCCGTGGATGCGTGCGACGTTCCGGAGCAGGAGCTCGCGCAGCTGATTCCTGAAAAGCTGCTGCGGAAAAATCGGCCCGGGGTGACGGAGGTTTATGAGGTGGATGTGGTGCGCCATTATACCGAGCTGTCCCGGCGGAATTTCGGGGTGGACAACGGATTTTATCCGCTCGGCTCCTGTACGATGAAGTATAATCCGAAAATCAACGAAGACGTGGCGAGACTGCCCGGCTTCGCCAAAATCCATCCCTATCAGCCGGTGGAATCGATCCAGGGCGCTTTGGAGCTGATGTATAAGCTGCAGCAGGATCTGGCTGAAATCACCGGGATGGATCGGATCACCCTCCAGCCTGCCGCGGGCGCACACGGGGAATGGACCGGCCTGATGATGATCCGCGCTTATCATGAAAGCCGCGGCGAGCGCCGGACCAAGGTGATTGTGCCCGATTCGGCGCATGGCACGAACCCGGCCAGCGCGACGGTGGCCGGATTTGAGACGGTCACGATCAAATCGAATGAAAAAGGGCTGGTCGATCTGGAGGCGCTGCGGGCAGCCGTCGGGCCGGACACTGCGGCATTGATGCTGACCAATCCGAATACGCTCGGCCTGTTTGAGGAACAGATCGCGGAAATTGCGGAAATCGTGCATCAGGCCGGGGGATTGCTGTATTACGACGGAGCCAACGCCAACGCGATTTTGGGAATTGCCCGTCCCGGGGACATGGGCTTTGACGTGGTGCATCTGAATCTGCACAAAACGTTCAGCACGCCGCACGGCGGCGGAGGTCCCGGAGCGGGTCCGGTCGGAGTCAAAGAAAAGCTCGCCCCCTTCCTGCCGAAGCCGACCGTTGTTCGCCGGGAGGACGGCAGCTTCGACTTTGATTATGACATTCCGCAGTCGATCGGCCGTATCAAGGCGTACTACGGCAATTTCGGCATCCTGGTCCGCGCTTATACGTACATCCGCACTTACGGCGGCGAAGGGCTGCGCGCCGTGTCCGAAAATGCGGTGCTCAACGCCAACTATATGATGCGAAAGCTTGAGCCCTACTATGATCTGCCGTTCACCCAGCACTGCAAGCACGAATTCGTGCTGTCCGGCAAGCGCCAGAAGAAGCTCGGCGTCCGGACGCTGGACATCGCCAAGCGGCTGCTCGATTTCGGCTTTCACCCGCCGACGATCTATTTCCCGATGATTGTCGAGGAATCGATCATGATCGAGCCGACGGAGACGGAAAGCCGGGAAACGCTCGACCGGTTCATCGACACGATGATCCGGATCGCCAAGGAAGCGGAGGAAGACCCCGAGCTGGTCAAAAACGCCCCCTACACCACCGTGGTCAAACGTCTCGACGAAACGCTGGCCGCCCGCAAGCCGGTGCTCAACTGCAGCTGCGGGGTATATATTGAGTGA